Proteins encoded in a region of the Pyxidicoccus trucidator genome:
- a CDS encoding PAS domain S-box protein gives MQKPHSSPDWSSSESRYRLVIDNLKEVVFQTDMKGAWTFLNPAWTEMTGFTVEEVLGTPFLEFLHPDDRERATRLFAPMVAQQVESVRTEVRYLTRTGGTVWVEAFGRLIQGDDGELLGVAGTLNDITERKAADSALARRERYLTALVEMQQRLLTTPDGGDLYGPALAPLGQAAGAGRVYVFETHHGEDGGLLCSQRAEWCAPGVKPEIDNPDLQSLPMDLVLSRWVETLGRGEVVEGLVAGFPESERALLDPQGILSIVVLPMRVQGVLVGFIGFDNVAEARAWDRLEVDLLSAAAGAISVTLERRESERALRERERRFRQLAENASDVLYLYRREAPRGFAYVSRVAHAKLGYDPVAHYADPELWYQRVHSEDRALLEQLLEAPQPFHGAPVVVRFLHPDGRTLWLEHVVAPVLDASGRVVAVEGLARDITERREAEEALKLSEASFRALLEGVPDAAAIERDGRIVYANAALVTTLGFERAEQLTGRQFTEFVKDMRGPGGTRAGALTGERRMVRRDGRTRVAEVVSLPLRFDGQPAVVSIARDVTEQRQLQARLTLADRLASVGTLAAGIAHEINNPLAFVLSNLGFMAEEFRQNLPPGDGAVALQARLKGEPDLGEWQEVLSEACEGAERVRQIVRQLKTFSRPDEERVSPLDMHAVLDSVAMMAANEIRHRAQLKRDYGDIPPVMANEGKLSQVFLNLVVNAAQAIPEGAAHRHEIRLATRRDGHGRVVVEVQDTGVGIPREVIDRIFDPFFTTKPVGVGTGLGLSICHSIISGLGGDITVESELGRGTVFKVVLPTTEPEARPKPAAAEPRTPRAAPRGRVLVVDDEPAVGRVLQRILREHQVDVANSGRQALELLERGPEPDAVLCDVMMPDLTGRDVYEAVRRGRSGLEGRFIFVSGGAFTTGAREFLASIPNLLLEKPFDEGRVRHVVDELVRRRQPAPEA, from the coding sequence ATGCAGAAGCCGCACTCCAGTCCTGACTGGAGCTCCAGCGAGAGTCGCTACCGGCTGGTCATCGACAACCTCAAGGAGGTGGTGTTCCAGACGGACATGAAGGGCGCCTGGACGTTCCTCAACCCCGCCTGGACGGAGATGACGGGCTTCACGGTGGAGGAGGTGCTGGGGACGCCCTTCCTGGAGTTCCTCCATCCGGACGACCGGGAGCGCGCCACGAGGCTGTTCGCGCCGATGGTGGCGCAGCAGGTGGAGTCCGTCCGCACGGAGGTGCGCTACCTCACGCGCACGGGCGGCACCGTGTGGGTGGAGGCGTTCGGCCGGCTGATACAGGGGGACGACGGCGAGCTGCTCGGCGTGGCCGGGACGCTCAACGACATCACCGAGCGAAAGGCGGCGGACAGCGCGCTGGCGCGGCGCGAGCGCTACCTCACCGCGCTGGTGGAGATGCAGCAGCGGCTGCTGACGACGCCGGACGGGGGAGACCTCTACGGGCCGGCGCTGGCGCCACTGGGCCAGGCGGCGGGCGCCGGCCGCGTGTACGTGTTCGAGACGCACCACGGGGAGGACGGGGGGCTCCTGTGCAGCCAGCGCGCGGAGTGGTGCGCGCCCGGGGTGAAGCCGGAAATCGACAACCCCGACCTCCAGAGCCTGCCCATGGACCTGGTCCTCTCGCGCTGGGTGGAGACGCTGGGGCGCGGGGAGGTCGTCGAGGGGCTGGTCGCGGGCTTCCCGGAGAGCGAGCGGGCGCTGCTGGACCCGCAGGGCATCCTGTCCATCGTCGTGCTGCCCATGCGCGTGCAGGGCGTGCTGGTGGGGTTCATCGGCTTCGACAACGTGGCCGAGGCGCGGGCGTGGGACCGGCTGGAGGTGGACCTGCTGTCGGCGGCGGCGGGCGCCATCTCCGTGACGCTGGAGCGGCGCGAGTCGGAGCGGGCGCTGCGCGAGCGGGAGCGGCGCTTCCGGCAGCTCGCGGAGAACGCGTCCGACGTGCTGTACCTGTACCGGCGCGAGGCCCCGCGCGGCTTCGCGTACGTGAGCCGGGTGGCCCACGCCAAGCTGGGCTATGACCCGGTGGCCCACTACGCGGACCCGGAGCTCTGGTACCAGCGCGTGCACTCCGAGGACCGGGCGCTGCTGGAGCAGTTGCTGGAGGCGCCGCAGCCCTTCCATGGCGCGCCGGTGGTGGTGCGCTTCCTCCACCCGGACGGGCGCACGCTGTGGCTGGAGCACGTGGTGGCGCCGGTGTTGGACGCCTCCGGACGCGTCGTGGCGGTGGAGGGGCTCGCGCGCGACATCACCGAGCGCCGCGAGGCGGAGGAGGCGCTCAAGCTGTCCGAGGCCAGCTTCCGCGCGCTGCTGGAGGGCGTGCCGGACGCGGCGGCGATTGAGCGCGACGGGCGCATCGTCTACGCCAACGCGGCGCTCGTCACCACGCTGGGCTTCGAGCGCGCGGAGCAGCTCACCGGGCGCCAGTTCACCGAGTTCGTCAAGGACATGCGCGGGCCGGGCGGCACGCGGGCCGGGGCGCTCACCGGGGAGCGGCGGATGGTGCGGCGCGACGGGCGCACGCGGGTGGCGGAGGTGGTGTCGCTGCCGCTGCGCTTCGACGGGCAGCCGGCGGTGGTGTCCATTGCCCGCGACGTGACGGAGCAGCGCCAGCTCCAGGCGCGGCTGACGCTGGCGGACCGGCTGGCCTCGGTGGGCACGCTGGCGGCGGGCATCGCCCACGAAATCAACAACCCGCTGGCCTTCGTGCTGTCCAACCTGGGCTTCATGGCCGAGGAGTTCCGGCAGAACCTGCCCCCGGGCGACGGCGCGGTGGCGCTCCAGGCGCGGCTGAAGGGCGAGCCGGATTTGGGCGAGTGGCAGGAGGTGCTCAGCGAGGCGTGCGAGGGCGCCGAGCGCGTGCGGCAGATTGTCCGCCAGCTCAAGACCTTCTCGCGGCCGGACGAGGAGCGCGTGTCGCCGCTGGACATGCACGCGGTGCTGGATTCGGTGGCGATGATGGCGGCGAACGAAATCCGCCACCGCGCGCAGCTCAAGCGGGACTACGGCGACATCCCCCCCGTCATGGCGAACGAGGGGAAGCTGAGCCAGGTGTTCCTCAACCTCGTGGTGAATGCGGCGCAGGCCATCCCCGAGGGCGCGGCGCACCGGCACGAAATCCGGCTGGCCACGCGGCGAGACGGGCACGGGCGCGTGGTGGTGGAGGTGCAGGACACCGGCGTGGGGATTCCTCGCGAAGTCATCGACCGCATCTTCGACCCGTTCTTCACCACCAAGCCGGTGGGCGTGGGCACGGGGCTGGGCCTGTCCATCTGCCACAGCATCATCAGCGGGCTGGGCGGCGACATCACCGTGGAGAGCGAGCTGGGCCGGGGCACCGTCTTCAAGGTGGTGCTGCCCACCACGGAGCCGGAAGCCCGGCCGAAGCCCGCGGCGGCGGAGCCCCGGACGCCCCGCGCCGCGCCGCGCGGCCGGGTGCTGGTGGTGGACGACGAGCCGGCGGTGGGGCGCGTGCTGCAGCGCATCCTCCGCGAGCACCAGGTGGACGTGGCCAACAGCGGGCGGCAGGCGCTGGAGCTGCTCGAGCGGGGGCCGGAGCCGGACGCGGTGCTGTGCGACGTCATGATGCCGGACCTCACGGGCCGCGACGTGTACGAGGCAGTGCGACGCGGGCGCTCGGGGCTGGAGGGCCGCTTCATCTTCGTGTCGGGTGGCGCCTTCACCACCGGCGCGCGCGAGTTCCTGGCCAGCATCCCCAACCTCCTCCTGGAGAAGCCCTTCGACGAGGGCCGGGTGCGACACGTGGTGGACGAGCTGGTCCGGCGGCGCCAACCGGCCCCGGAGGCCTGA
- a CDS encoding M56 family metallopeptidase has protein sequence MSSLLLESLGWALLHSLWQGAVVALLLAVALATVGRRAAHARYGLACGALVLTLALPVFSGWRHHSEASVTPAPTVARVPRSAAWAAPRLGVTAPGVAVRGVYNDTGPRAEAPVAVPLLERVRSAVADHLRWLVLAWVAGVGLCSGRMTAEWVKLRRLARSARPAPVEWQERLDALARRLGLERAVRLLQSASVDVPAAVGWLSPVVLLPVSALSGLSTRQLEMVLAHELAHIRRHDFAVNLAQVLVETLLFFHPAVHWVSQVIRVEREHCCDDVAVAASGGAVSYARALTALEELRVLPPANSPAMSALGGSLPERVRRLITTPATRCSSRWVAGASVLTLASSLAVAAPLTSLVLGRAEPVETSVSATASQDDVDDVLGPTAPSALGLGRVGVMPPVGGPAMSPSSLGRAGVMPPVAPVAGTPLPPAPPSAPGAPSSLAPPAPPAPAGVAFSAAPNALPLPPALPLALAAPAPVPAPAPAPAPRPGGRDSDDEDERTRVGSGQPLSVDQLVALKVAGVTPARVRELESMGYAPTVANLVAMGHAGVTPEYAKEMSTRFGKKLDAEDLVEMKHLGVTPAYIETLKAAGFTTSDPDDLVQARAVGVDEGYIRELKNAGYTGMPLEDIAELRAVGVDAAYIQALGQRGLSKLAAEDLTQLRAVGVTPEWLDRMREAGVQTKDAEELTELRAMGVSPEFLRELRDAGLKDLSVDELVRLRAGGVDSEFIRRMRDSRSK, from the coding sequence ATGAGCAGCCTCCTGTTGGAGTCCCTGGGCTGGGCCCTGCTGCACTCACTCTGGCAGGGCGCGGTGGTGGCGCTGCTGCTCGCGGTGGCGCTCGCCACGGTGGGCCGGCGCGCGGCCCATGCGCGCTACGGGCTGGCCTGTGGAGCGCTCGTGCTGACGCTCGCGCTGCCGGTGTTCTCCGGCTGGCGGCACCACTCGGAGGCCTCCGTCACACCCGCGCCCACGGTGGCGCGCGTGCCCCGGAGCGCCGCGTGGGCCGCGCCTCGGCTGGGCGTGACGGCGCCGGGGGTGGCGGTGCGCGGCGTATATAATGATACGGGGCCGCGCGCGGAGGCGCCGGTGGCCGTGCCGCTGCTGGAGCGGGTGCGCTCGGCGGTGGCGGACCACCTCCGCTGGCTGGTGCTGGCGTGGGTGGCGGGCGTGGGGCTGTGCTCGGGGCGGATGACGGCGGAGTGGGTGAAGCTGCGCCGGCTGGCGCGCTCGGCCCGGCCGGCGCCCGTGGAGTGGCAGGAGCGGCTGGACGCGCTGGCGCGGCGGCTGGGCCTGGAGCGCGCGGTGCGGCTGCTGCAGTCGGCCTCCGTGGATGTGCCCGCGGCGGTGGGCTGGCTGTCTCCGGTGGTGCTGCTGCCGGTGTCCGCGCTGTCCGGCCTGTCCACGCGCCAGCTGGAGATGGTGCTGGCGCACGAGCTGGCCCACATCCGGCGCCATGACTTCGCGGTGAATCTGGCGCAGGTGCTGGTGGAGACGCTCCTCTTCTTCCACCCCGCGGTGCACTGGGTGTCCCAGGTCATCCGCGTGGAGCGCGAGCACTGCTGTGACGATGTCGCCGTGGCCGCCAGCGGCGGGGCCGTGTCCTACGCCCGGGCGCTGACGGCGCTGGAGGAGCTGCGCGTGCTGCCTCCGGCGAACAGCCCCGCGATGTCCGCGCTGGGGGGCTCGCTGCCGGAGCGCGTGCGCCGACTCATCACCACGCCCGCCACGCGCTGCTCGTCGCGCTGGGTAGCCGGAGCGTCGGTGCTCACCCTGGCCAGCAGCCTCGCGGTGGCCGCGCCCCTCACGTCGCTGGTGCTGGGCCGCGCGGAGCCGGTGGAGACGTCCGTGAGCGCCACGGCGTCCCAGGATGATGTCGATGATGTCCTGGGGCCGACCGCTCCGAGCGCACTGGGACTGGGACGCGTGGGCGTGATGCCCCCGGTGGGCGGCCCGGCCATGTCCCCGAGCTCACTGGGACGCGCGGGTGTGATGCCGCCGGTGGCGCCCGTCGCTGGCACCCCGCTCCCCCCGGCGCCGCCTTCCGCGCCCGGTGCGCCGTCGAGCCTCGCACCTCCCGCGCCTCCCGCCCCGGCGGGTGTCGCCTTCAGCGCGGCGCCGAACGCGCTGCCTCTTCCACCCGCGCTCCCCCTGGCCCTGGCCGCGCCGGCTCCGGTGCCTGCCCCTGCCCCCGCTCCCGCGCCAAGGCCGGGCGGGCGTGACTCCGACGACGAGGACGAGCGCACGCGGGTGGGCTCGGGCCAGCCGCTCTCCGTGGACCAGCTGGTCGCGCTGAAGGTGGCGGGCGTCACGCCGGCCCGGGTGCGGGAGCTGGAGTCCATGGGCTACGCGCCCACGGTGGCCAACCTGGTGGCCATGGGCCACGCCGGCGTCACCCCCGAGTACGCCAAGGAGATGAGCACCCGGTTCGGCAAGAAGCTGGACGCGGAGGACCTGGTGGAGATGAAGCACCTGGGCGTCACCCCGGCGTACATCGAGACGCTCAAGGCCGCGGGCTTCACCACGAGCGACCCGGACGACCTGGTGCAGGCGCGCGCGGTGGGCGTGGACGAGGGTTACATCCGCGAGCTGAAGAACGCCGGCTACACGGGGATGCCGCTGGAGGACATCGCCGAGCTGCGCGCGGTGGGCGTGGACGCGGCCTACATCCAGGCCCTGGGCCAGCGCGGCCTGTCGAAGCTGGCGGCGGAGGACCTGACGCAGCTGCGCGCGGTGGGCGTCACGCCCGAGTGGCTGGACCGCATGCGCGAGGCCGGTGTGCAGACGAAGGACGCCGAGGAGCTCACCGAGCTGCGCGCCATGGGCGTGAGCCCCGAGTTCCTCCGCGAGCTGCGCGATGCCGGCCTGAAGGACCTGTCCGTCGACGAGCTGGTCCGCCTGCGCGCGGGCGGCGTCGACTCCGAGTTCATCCGGCGGATGCGCGACTCGCGCTCGAAGTGA
- a CDS encoding 4-hydroxy-3-methylbut-2-enyl diphosphate reductase: MRRLSSLPLVAVLLATFSASAASEVRGTWTASPARKDTQEIQLQLHHQNERGNMGFSEPRSAFQGLSTNDGAASFTLPREAGTLSFEGQFKGGEGAGHYRFTPSEAYAKAMAGLGYPSLSPDDHFKLAATDVTTTRIKDLAAIGYKNLSMDELMQVGIFDVTPAYVSELAKAGYEKLTLEQLVAGRIHGVTLARVQGLAGAGFAKLAWDDVLAMNIHGVTPEYIREVRALGFKDLDGDEIVAFRIHGVTPAFVKEMRDAGFKDVDADGFVGFRIHGVTPAFVKEMREQGFPDITDEQLVAFRIHGVTPDFVKRMRAAGYTRITPDELVSLRIHGIDETFMRAMSGGDGGANRKK; this comes from the coding sequence ATGCGTCGCCTGTCGTCCCTTCCCCTCGTGGCCGTGCTGCTCGCGACCTTCTCCGCCAGCGCGGCGTCGGAGGTGCGCGGCACCTGGACCGCCTCGCCCGCCCGGAAAGACACCCAGGAAATCCAGCTCCAGCTCCACCACCAGAACGAGCGCGGCAACATGGGCTTCAGCGAGCCCCGGTCCGCCTTCCAGGGCCTGTCCACGAATGACGGCGCCGCCTCCTTCACCCTGCCGCGCGAGGCCGGCACCCTCAGCTTCGAGGGCCAGTTCAAGGGCGGCGAGGGCGCGGGCCACTACCGCTTCACCCCGAGCGAGGCCTACGCGAAGGCCATGGCGGGCCTGGGCTACCCGAGCCTGTCGCCGGATGACCACTTCAAGCTGGCCGCCACCGACGTCACCACCACGCGCATCAAGGACCTGGCGGCGATTGGCTACAAGAACCTGTCCATGGACGAGCTGATGCAGGTGGGCATCTTCGACGTGACGCCCGCCTACGTGAGCGAGCTGGCGAAGGCCGGCTACGAGAAGCTGACGCTGGAGCAGCTCGTCGCGGGCCGCATCCACGGCGTCACCCTGGCGCGCGTGCAGGGGCTGGCCGGGGCGGGCTTCGCGAAGCTGGCGTGGGACGACGTGCTGGCCATGAACATCCACGGCGTCACGCCCGAGTACATCCGCGAGGTGCGCGCCCTGGGCTTCAAGGACCTGGACGGGGACGAGATTGTCGCCTTCCGCATCCACGGCGTCACCCCGGCCTTCGTGAAGGAGATGCGGGACGCGGGCTTCAAGGACGTGGACGCGGACGGCTTCGTCGGCTTCCGCATCCACGGCGTCACTCCGGCCTTCGTGAAGGAGATGCGCGAGCAGGGCTTCCCCGACATCACCGATGAGCAGCTCGTCGCCTTCCGCATCCACGGCGTCACCCCGGACTTCGTGAAGCGGATGCGGGCGGCGGGCTACACCCGCATCACCCCGGACGAGCTGGTGTCCCTGCGCATCCACGGCATCGACGAGACGTTCATGCGCGCCATGTCGGGCGGCGACGGTGGGGCGAACCGGAAGAAGTAG
- a CDS encoding BlaI/MecI/CopY family transcriptional regulator, which produces MSETKLPRPTDGELAILRVLWERGDSTVREVHDALTRHEPEGTGYTTVLKLMQIMTEKGLVERDESQRAHVYRPRATEQRTQRQLVTDLVDRAFGGSPARLAMQALSSKKTSPGELAELRRLLDTLEGAEE; this is translated from the coding sequence ATGAGCGAGACGAAGCTGCCGCGTCCGACGGATGGAGAGCTGGCCATCCTCCGGGTGCTGTGGGAGCGCGGAGACAGCACGGTGCGCGAGGTGCACGACGCGCTCACCCGGCACGAGCCGGAGGGCACCGGGTACACCACGGTGCTCAAGCTGATGCAAATCATGACCGAGAAGGGACTCGTGGAGCGCGACGAGTCCCAGCGGGCGCACGTTTACAGGCCGAGGGCCACGGAGCAGCGGACGCAGCGGCAGCTGGTGACGGACCTGGTGGACCGCGCGTTCGGCGGCTCACCGGCCCGGCTGGCGATGCAGGCGCTCTCCTCGAAGAAGACGAGTCCCGGGGAGCTGGCGGAGCTGCGCCGGCTGCTCGACACGCTGGAAGGAGCGGAAGAATGA
- a CDS encoding fibril protein has product MFTLRIACAGLLFLTACASSNKSVAPARESRASAPRPPERAPSSSYGFGPEDPVRVGWGNEGLMAYLQLLRGPEGQRIAWRRMGPSGGLEVFEVTYEGLAAPVQLYLDPRNGDAIRAPSGFTIEGLTSREPMVPEKKPGVIEL; this is encoded by the coding sequence ATGTTCACGCTTCGTATTGCCTGCGCCGGGCTGCTGTTCCTGACGGCGTGTGCCTCATCCAACAAGTCCGTGGCTCCGGCCCGCGAGTCACGCGCGTCGGCGCCCCGCCCGCCGGAGCGCGCGCCGTCGAGCTCCTACGGCTTCGGCCCGGAGGACCCGGTGCGCGTGGGCTGGGGGAACGAGGGGTTGATGGCCTACCTCCAGCTGCTGCGCGGGCCCGAGGGCCAGCGCATCGCCTGGCGGCGCATGGGCCCGAGCGGCGGGCTGGAGGTGTTCGAGGTGACGTATGAAGGGCTCGCCGCCCCCGTCCAGCTCTACCTGGACCCGCGCAACGGCGATGCCATCCGCGCGCCCTCGGGCTTCACCATCGAGGGCCTCACGTCCCGCGAGCCGATGGTCCCCGAGAAGAAACCCGGGGTCATCGAGCTGTAG
- a CDS encoding vWA domain-containing protein: protein MNRTLLLLAVGGLLAVGALVVGKPPPPPLPPVTDTSHTVAQPNEPEATVTLPLATSTPKDGALTLSGKLSGAYVQSGPSEVFAWLELKARPAEAGRRVPVNLALVIDRSGSMSGQKLADAKRAATELVSRLSAEDRLAFIDYGTDVKVLPSRLATEEVRRELMLAISQLHDDGSTNISGGLTEAARALRPHLREYRVSRAILLSDGQPTAGLVREEDLYGLVRSMRDEGITVSALGVGGDFQEGLMRGMAERGGGFSGFIDDSARLAEVFSRELDQATSTVARGVELELVLPPEVTTAAVLGVPSTRQGNVLKVPLYDLSGDQSVQMVVKLTLQTSGVGGALDVVSARARYMDVARDVAADTGLKLSAQLTTDAALVRANLDRDVRVHATRALGTQHMVAAAEEMKRGNRQAARGLLDNARKIFGTSASALSGELADLDQTEAAYGNASDEEEIRRESRNLYKKTMKNFGQNNSY, encoded by the coding sequence ATGAACCGCACCCTGCTGCTGCTGGCCGTCGGAGGGCTGCTCGCCGTGGGCGCGCTGGTGGTGGGCAAGCCGCCCCCGCCGCCGCTCCCGCCCGTCACCGACACCAGCCACACGGTGGCGCAGCCGAACGAGCCGGAGGCCACGGTGACGCTGCCGCTCGCCACCTCCACGCCCAAGGACGGCGCGCTCACCCTGTCCGGCAAGCTGTCCGGCGCGTACGTGCAGTCGGGCCCCAGCGAGGTCTTCGCGTGGCTGGAGCTGAAGGCCCGCCCCGCCGAGGCCGGGCGCCGCGTCCCCGTCAACCTCGCGCTGGTGATTGACCGCTCCGGCTCCATGTCCGGGCAGAAGCTGGCCGACGCGAAGCGCGCCGCCACGGAGCTGGTGAGCCGCCTCTCGGCCGAGGACCGGCTGGCCTTCATCGACTACGGCACCGACGTGAAGGTGCTCCCCAGCCGCCTGGCGACGGAGGAAGTGCGCCGCGAGCTGATGCTGGCCATCTCCCAGCTGCACGACGACGGCTCCACCAACATCAGCGGCGGCCTCACCGAGGCGGCGCGCGCCCTGCGCCCGCACCTGCGCGAGTACCGCGTCAGCCGCGCCATCCTCCTGAGCGACGGCCAGCCCACCGCGGGCCTGGTGCGGGAGGAGGACCTGTACGGGCTGGTGCGCTCCATGCGCGACGAGGGCATCACCGTGAGCGCGCTGGGCGTGGGCGGGGACTTCCAGGAGGGGCTGATGCGCGGCATGGCCGAGCGGGGCGGCGGCTTCTCCGGCTTCATCGACGACTCGGCGCGGCTGGCGGAGGTGTTCTCCCGCGAGCTGGACCAGGCCACCAGCACCGTGGCCCGGGGCGTGGAGCTGGAGCTGGTGCTGCCCCCGGAAGTCACCACCGCGGCGGTGCTGGGCGTGCCCTCCACCCGCCAGGGCAACGTGCTGAAGGTGCCGCTGTACGACTTGTCGGGGGACCAGTCCGTACAGATGGTGGTGAAGCTGACGCTCCAGACGTCCGGCGTCGGCGGGGCCCTGGACGTGGTGAGCGCCCGCGCCCGCTACATGGACGTGGCCAGGGACGTGGCGGCCGACACGGGGCTGAAGCTGAGCGCCCAGCTGACGACGGACGCCGCCCTGGTGCGGGCCAACCTGGACCGGGACGTGCGCGTCCATGCGACACGGGCGTTGGGCACCCAGCACATGGTGGCCGCCGCGGAGGAGATGAAGCGCGGCAACCGGCAGGCGGCGCGTGGGCTGCTGGACAACGCCCGGAAGATTTTCGGCACGTCCGCGTCGGCGCTCTCGGGGGAGCTTGCGGACCTCGACCAGACGGAGGCAGCCTATGGGAATGCGTCCGATGAGGAGGAGATCCGCCGCGAGTCGCGGAACCTCTACAAGAAGACGATGAAGAACTTCGGCCAGAACAACTCGTACTAG
- a CDS encoding DUF1090 domain-containing protein, translating into MALSMQFLHREEFESRTLRALGGAACMGVLGAVAQRLNFPLEPGYFAVVAAALAGAKVAPQHAVALRLALVVLPAVPFFFDTVEPIPQSLAGATAAALVAWLGSGSDKPGKPFPVAASAAAAGVLVPLALFVQQVLEARFVGTRGLLPVLVGFLTVALFWGIGTLPANVVMELDAVEARGRLLADSLKGEARELAARALGLYRQCKAVVLRMPASAGRLELLGVVEKMASESFSIAEAHAGLEAQLGSVVANDVDAQVRELRSRAAATQDSVARRQLELAASSLGEELNHLDALTRRRERLLAQLHAQVALLERARVSFVGVQGSEMGAKGAQAAQLARRLKSLGEDSTAPASEDAAPVAPPQGTRVAP; encoded by the coding sequence ATGGCCCTCTCCATGCAGTTCCTCCACCGTGAGGAGTTCGAGTCGCGCACGCTCCGGGCACTGGGGGGCGCGGCCTGCATGGGCGTCCTCGGGGCCGTGGCCCAGCGGCTGAACTTCCCCCTGGAGCCGGGCTACTTCGCGGTGGTGGCCGCCGCGCTCGCGGGCGCGAAGGTGGCGCCCCAGCACGCGGTGGCACTGAGGCTCGCGCTGGTGGTGCTGCCGGCCGTGCCCTTCTTCTTCGACACGGTGGAGCCCATTCCCCAGAGCCTCGCGGGTGCGACCGCCGCGGCGCTGGTGGCGTGGCTGGGCAGCGGCAGCGACAAGCCGGGCAAGCCCTTCCCGGTGGCCGCGAGCGCCGCCGCCGCGGGCGTGCTCGTCCCGCTGGCGCTGTTCGTCCAGCAGGTGCTGGAGGCGCGCTTCGTCGGCACCCGGGGGCTCTTGCCGGTGCTGGTGGGCTTCCTCACCGTGGCCCTCTTCTGGGGCATCGGCACGCTGCCGGCCAACGTGGTGATGGAGCTGGACGCCGTGGAGGCCCGGGGCCGGCTGCTGGCGGACTCCCTCAAGGGCGAGGCCCGCGAGCTGGCCGCGCGCGCGCTGGGCCTGTACCGCCAGTGCAAGGCCGTGGTGCTGCGCATGCCGGCCAGCGCCGGGCGCCTGGAGCTGCTGGGCGTGGTGGAGAAGATGGCGTCGGAGAGCTTCTCCATCGCCGAGGCCCACGCGGGGCTGGAGGCGCAGCTCGGCTCGGTGGTGGCCAACGACGTGGACGCGCAGGTGCGGGAGCTGCGCTCGCGCGCCGCCGCCACGCAGGACTCGGTGGCCCGGCGCCAGCTGGAGCTGGCCGCGTCGTCGCTGGGTGAGGAGCTGAACCACCTGGACGCGCTGACCCGCCGGCGCGAGCGGCTGCTGGCCCAGCTCCACGCCCAGGTGGCGCTGCTGGAGCGGGCCCGCGTGTCCTTCGTCGGCGTGCAGGGCAGTGAGATGGGCGCCAAGGGCGCGCAGGCGGCCCAGCTGGCGCGCCGGCTGAAGAGCCTGGGTGAGGACTCCACCGCTCCGGCGTCCGAGGACGCCGCGCCGGTGGCGCCGCCCCAGGGCACGCGCGTCGCGCCCTGA